In one Streptomyces sp. T12 genomic region, the following are encoded:
- a CDS encoding peptidoglycan-binding protein → MSEPNGPVCPECGTPRATDGTPACSCGRLASDAHRQTRTAEAAAAEDFDPVRIRPFVELGGSSGEDGDPDDPPIISSTATPAVDPGPCDVPPLGEDERQPADAQTPASTRRGRRTLVITGAGAALAVLLTGAFVSGLFTYDNPARDGSLPDGVRAPLPDGSAPEDNSPGEQSDGTSSAAAPVSPTVSPSTPPTGGSDDPNPSTTPTGTPSGPGTTASASPTSGPSAPQDAAPVLRLGDQGPEVTELQLRLRQIGHYGGDIDGDYDREVESAVRTYQLTRVILGDESGVYGTATRKSLESETSEP, encoded by the coding sequence GTGAGCGAACCGAACGGCCCTGTCTGCCCCGAGTGCGGCACCCCGCGGGCAACGGACGGCACACCGGCCTGCTCGTGCGGCCGCCTCGCGTCCGACGCCCATCGCCAGACGCGCACGGCTGAGGCGGCGGCCGCGGAGGACTTCGATCCGGTGCGGATACGGCCGTTCGTGGAGCTCGGTGGCAGCTCGGGGGAGGACGGAGATCCGGACGACCCGCCCATCATCTCCTCGACGGCGACGCCTGCCGTCGACCCCGGCCCCTGCGACGTACCCCCACTCGGCGAAGACGAACGGCAGCCGGCGGACGCGCAGACCCCGGCGAGCACCCGGCGCGGACGCCGCACCCTCGTGATCACCGGGGCGGGCGCCGCGCTGGCCGTCCTGCTGACGGGAGCGTTCGTCAGCGGCCTCTTCACGTACGACAACCCCGCGCGGGACGGGTCGCTGCCCGACGGTGTGCGGGCGCCCCTGCCCGACGGTTCGGCCCCGGAGGACAACTCCCCCGGGGAGCAGTCGGACGGCACGTCCTCCGCGGCGGCGCCCGTGAGCCCGACCGTGTCGCCGAGTACGCCCCCGACGGGCGGCTCGGACGATCCGAACCCCTCCACCACGCCGACCGGCACCCCGTCCGGTCCCGGCACCACCGCGAGTGCTTCCCCGACCTCCGGGCCGAGCGCCCCGCAGGACGCAGCCCCGGTCCTCCGACTCGGCGACCAGGGGCCGGAAGTCACCGAACTCCAGCTCCGCCTGCGCCAGATCGGCCACTACGGCGGAGACATCGACGGCGACTACGACCGCGAGGTCGAGAGCGCGGTACGCACGTACCAGCTCACCCGCGTCATCCTCGGCGACGAGTCCGGCGTGTACGGCACGGCGACCCGGAAGTCACTCGAATCCGAGACCTCTGAGCCGTGA
- a CDS encoding cysteine hydrolase family protein: MTTGWLAVIDMQRVFADPDSPWASPRFAEAAAGVRRLLPAFGDRVTFTRFVAPGEPEGAWRAYYEQNSFALQPPQAQLWQLTDEFVDQAQHVLDATTFGKWTPELARRTTSEGRLVLAGVSTDCCVLSTALAAADAGVEVLVVADACAGADDDTHAKALQVLDLYRPLIRVTTVAELLEGTT, translated from the coding sequence ATGACCACCGGGTGGCTCGCCGTCATCGACATGCAGCGCGTCTTCGCCGACCCCGACAGCCCATGGGCCTCCCCGAGATTCGCCGAAGCGGCGGCAGGCGTACGGCGCCTGCTGCCGGCCTTCGGGGACCGGGTCACGTTCACCCGTTTCGTGGCACCCGGCGAACCGGAAGGCGCATGGCGGGCGTATTACGAGCAGAACTCCTTCGCCCTGCAGCCTCCGCAGGCCCAACTCTGGCAGCTGACGGACGAGTTCGTGGATCAGGCACAGCACGTACTGGACGCCACCACCTTCGGCAAATGGACCCCGGAACTGGCCCGACGCACCACCTCGGAGGGCCGCCTGGTCCTGGCCGGTGTCAGCACCGACTGCTGCGTCCTGTCGACCGCCCTGGCGGCCGCCGACGCGGGTGTCGAGGTGCTGGTCGTCGCCGACGCCTGCGCGGGCGCGGACGACGACACGCACGCCAAGGCGTTGCAGGTGCTGGACCTGTACCGGCCGTTGATCCGGGTGACGACGGTCGCCGAGCTGCTGGAGGGGACGACGTGA
- a CDS encoding peptidase E: MSHPHRLALLGGGFSTDEDGLLDDWVLGHARTPRPKVCFLPTASGDAPAYIEKFLAAFRHRPNCEPSVLRLFDRRLDDDALRAFVLAQDVVYVGGGNTANLLAVWRAHGVDRVLREAYDRGTLMCGISAGANCWAESSHTDSFGPLTFLPDGLGLLPGSVCPHYDSESGRRPSYRTAVATGALPAGWALDDGTGALFTDGRLTETVSRAPGASVYRVSDGGGEAEERALPCRALP; the protein is encoded by the coding sequence GTGAGCCACCCGCATCGGCTGGCCCTCCTCGGTGGAGGTTTCTCCACCGACGAGGACGGCCTGCTGGACGACTGGGTGCTGGGGCATGCGCGTACACCGCGCCCCAAGGTCTGCTTCCTGCCCACCGCCAGCGGTGACGCCCCCGCGTACATCGAGAAGTTCCTCGCCGCGTTCCGCCACCGGCCGAACTGCGAGCCCTCCGTCCTGCGGCTGTTCGACAGGAGGCTCGACGACGACGCGCTGCGGGCGTTCGTGCTCGCTCAGGACGTCGTCTACGTGGGCGGCGGCAACACCGCCAACCTCCTCGCTGTGTGGCGCGCGCACGGCGTGGACCGCGTGCTGCGGGAGGCCTACGACCGGGGAACCTTGATGTGCGGTATCAGCGCAGGTGCCAACTGCTGGGCCGAGAGCTCGCACACCGACTCCTTCGGCCCGCTCACCTTCCTGCCGGACGGCCTGGGCCTGCTACCGGGTTCGGTGTGCCCGCACTACGACAGCGAATCCGGGCGCCGCCCTTCCTACCGGACCGCCGTGGCGACGGGCGCCCTGCCCGCCGGATGGGCCCTCGATGACGGCACCGGCGCCCTCTTCACGGACGGCCGGCTCACGGAGACCGTGTCCCGGGCTCCGGGCGCGTCCGTGTACCGGGTGTCGGACGGGGGCGGTGAAGCCGAGGAGCGAGCGCTTCCGTGCCGGGCCCTGCCTTGA